The proteins below come from a single Terriglobales bacterium genomic window:
- a CDS encoding energy transducer TonB: MLRHRNFRRLHRVLALALLAAGLAAGSASAQEGSGARRVRVQVQPGYPDIARQLRLAGTVRVVVVIAPSGVVRSTKVVGGHPVLVQSALDALKKWRFESAGGETVQTVVFNFSPG, translated from the coding sequence ATGCTTCGTCACCGCAATTTTCGACGACTTCACCGCGTCCTGGCGCTGGCTTTGCTGGCTGCTGGTCTGGCGGCTGGGAGCGCATCCGCGCAGGAAGGGTCCGGCGCGCGGCGTGTCAGGGTGCAGGTGCAGCCCGGCTATCCCGACATCGCCCGCCAATTGCGTCTGGCTGGGACGGTGCGCGTGGTGGTAGTAATTGCGCCGTCCGGGGTGGTGCGAAGCACCAAGGTCGTGGGCGGACATCCGGTGCTGGTGCAGTCGGCACTCGACGCGCTCAAGAAGTGGCGCTTTGAAAGCGCCGGCGGCGAAACCGTGCAGACTGTGGTCTTCAACTTCAGTCCCGGATAG
- a CDS encoding chemotaxis response regulator protein-glutamate methylesterase: MTGGIRTTSRPVRVLVVDDSALMRKFIPELLAGDPAIEVAGTAMDGAFALRKIEELKPDVVTLDLEMPRMSGIETLREIMRRRRLPVIVVSAHSTEGATATLNALALGAVDFIAKPENVTAGMGEIAADLVRKIKAAAQIESPPALRLPDAVRAASPRRPRPDASRRPDRVVAIAASTGGPNALQFVLAQLPADLPAALLVVQHMPEGFTEMFARRLNETCALEVKEAQSGDLLLAGRVLVCPGNRHLRVRRMSLGDVVALGDDLKIGGHRPSANALFQSVAETFGPRAMAVLLTGMGEDGAEGMGAVKTAGGLTIAQDEKSCVVYGMPKAAIERGFAARVVPLEAMANAIIAQCLPVARAANE, from the coding sequence ATGACCGGCGGCATTCGAACAACGTCGCGCCCCGTTCGCGTCCTCGTAGTTGACGACTCGGCGCTCATGCGCAAGTTCATTCCCGAGCTGCTCGCGGGCGATCCGGCGATCGAGGTCGCCGGCACCGCGATGGACGGCGCTTTCGCCCTGAGGAAGATCGAAGAGCTCAAGCCCGACGTGGTCACGCTCGACCTGGAAATGCCGCGGATGAGCGGGATCGAAACGCTCCGCGAGATCATGCGCCGGCGGCGCCTGCCGGTCATCGTGGTGAGCGCGCACAGCACCGAGGGCGCCACGGCCACGCTGAACGCGCTCGCGCTGGGCGCAGTCGATTTCATCGCCAAGCCGGAGAACGTCACCGCCGGCATGGGCGAAATCGCCGCCGACCTCGTGCGTAAGATCAAGGCCGCCGCCCAGATCGAATCGCCTCCCGCGCTGCGCCTGCCCGACGCTGTTCGCGCCGCGTCGCCGCGCCGCCCGCGCCCGGATGCGAGCCGCCGGCCCGACAGGGTGGTTGCCATCGCCGCGTCCACCGGCGGCCCGAACGCGCTTCAGTTCGTGCTGGCGCAGCTTCCGGCGGACTTACCCGCCGCGCTTCTGGTCGTGCAGCACATGCCCGAGGGCTTTACCGAGATGTTTGCCCGCCGGCTCAACGAAACCTGCGCGCTGGAAGTAAAGGAGGCGCAATCCGGCGACCTGCTGCTCGCCGGCCGTGTGCTCGTGTGCCCCGGCAATCGGCACCTGCGCGTCCGCCGCATGTCGCTGGGCGACGTGGTCGCGCTGGGCGACGATTTGAAGATCGGCGGCCACCGTCCTTCAGCGAACGCCCTGTTTCAGAGTGTGGCCGAGACATTCGGCCCGCGCGCCATGGCCGTGTTGCTCACCGGCATGGGCGAGGACGGCGCCGAGGGCATGGGCGCGGTGAAGACCGCGGGCGGGCTGACCATCGCCCAGGACGAAAAATCTTGCGTGGTGTATGGCATGCCGAAGGCAGCCATCGAGCGCGGTTTTGCCGCGCGCGTAGTGCCGCTCGAGGCGATGGCCAACGCCATCATCGCGCAGTGTTTGCCGGTGGCACGCGCGGCCAACGAATGA
- a CDS encoding protein-glutamate O-methyltransferase CheR: MSASPVRLNESEEKLLQALVYRECGMVFDERRSHFLRDRLQRRLRACALDSFYSYYRLLTSDAGKQELAILLENLTVNETSFFRNKPQLDLFQKVALEQALERKCKRQDWSLRVWSAGCSTGQEPYTLAMLICETLGFFNVRHSLPVAAAAAPLEPRPLAPPPWRVEILASDISYSVLRAAAEGLYTQSQMEAVDYSYRLRFFDRVGEKSAVKDALKKIVHFDFHNLKAGFLPQRHDFIFCRNVMIYFDAAEQKRLTEKFHRCLAPGGYLFIGHAETLLPLTEKFRIVHQCGGTAYQRMEPPE; the protein is encoded by the coding sequence ATGTCCGCCTCGCCGGTGCGCCTGAACGAATCCGAAGAAAAGCTGCTGCAGGCGCTGGTGTATCGCGAGTGCGGCATGGTGTTCGACGAGCGCCGCTCGCACTTCCTGCGCGACCGGCTCCAGCGCCGGCTCCGCGCCTGCGCGCTCGACTCCTTCTACAGCTACTACCGCCTGCTGACCAGCGACGCCGGCAAGCAGGAATTGGCCATCCTGCTGGAGAACCTCACCGTCAACGAGACCAGCTTTTTCCGCAACAAGCCGCAGCTGGACCTCTTTCAGAAGGTGGCGCTCGAGCAGGCGCTGGAGCGCAAGTGCAAGCGCCAGGACTGGTCGTTGCGCGTGTGGAGCGCCGGCTGCTCCACCGGCCAGGAGCCGTACACGCTGGCCATGCTGATTTGCGAGACGCTCGGCTTCTTCAACGTGCGCCATTCGCTGCCCGTGGCCGCGGCCGCCGCGCCCCTCGAGCCGCGGCCGCTGGCGCCGCCGCCGTGGCGGGTGGAGATTCTCGCGTCTGACATCAGCTACTCGGTGCTGCGCGCCGCCGCGGAAGGCCTCTACACGCAATCGCAGATGGAGGCAGTGGACTACAGCTATCGCCTGCGCTTCTTCGACCGCGTGGGAGAAAAGTCGGCGGTCAAGGATGCGCTGAAGAAGATCGTGCACTTCGACTTCCACAACCTGAAGGCCGGGTTCCTGCCGCAGCGTCACGACTTCATCTTCTGCCGCAACGTCATGATCTACTTCGACGCGGCCGAGCAGAAACGCCTGACGGAAAAATTCCACCGCTGCCTCGCGCCCGGCGGCTACCTGTTCATCGGCCACGCGGAAACGCTGCTGCCGCTCACCGAGAAGTTCCGCATCGTCCACCAGTGCGGCGGAACTGCTTATCAGCGCATGGAGCCGCCGGAATGA
- a CDS encoding methyl-accepting chemotaxis protein yields the protein MTIARKVYLGFGAILFMLVFLFALNIIVLRREHRAKAEAGAAIEAVQAVASVRYQMMQNRLYLRNYLLSGDTREVDNLTSGMKQLENALQHAASVAEPQRRALMRVGEMENDWFKNFASVLIEKRRQVDDGKLTVAELQINYLQLNPASWVSRSTGQLDEVGHSITQMAEESRKSDEAAASVASIVAYMGMLFALLLGGVIAYTTSRSITEPLSRVITVTREIGSSGDLDQKVEVEAQGEIGELARSFNNMVTYLKEMAAVSEAIAGGDLTVQVEPRSRRDTLALAFMKMTEGLRSLVRSVRDSAAQVAGGSNQVAEASEESAKISNQASSAIDEVTSTMHEMSVNVQNMVRTTQAQASNVSETSASIDQMVTSIQRVAETARVLLEISNRSRTEVKEGMGTMAKATDGLNRIHGAIQSSAAIISALDQRADDIGKIVEVIDDLAEQTNLLALNAAIEAARAGEHGLGFAVVADEVRKLAEKSAHSTKEISELVQSIQREARQAVSNMEQSTAMVQEGLSRGGELSTALTKISHVVSEVNKFAQEIGAATTEQSHGSAQIAKTTTRLNEITHEINSAVEEQAAGAQAVVRAMEKMRELMQQSTSGSAELAASAEQMSKMARALLDAMDRFALEASPLVGRSARTAAAASSGPARLAAVPRQGF from the coding sequence GTGACGATTGCCAGAAAGGTCTACCTCGGGTTTGGCGCGATCCTGTTCATGCTGGTGTTTCTGTTCGCGCTGAACATCATCGTGCTGCGGCGCGAGCACCGCGCCAAGGCGGAAGCCGGCGCGGCCATCGAGGCGGTGCAGGCGGTCGCCTCGGTCCGCTACCAGATGATGCAGAACCGTCTCTACCTGCGCAATTACCTGCTGAGCGGCGACACGCGCGAGGTCGACAACCTCACGAGCGGCATGAAGCAGCTCGAAAACGCTCTGCAGCACGCCGCCTCAGTGGCTGAACCGCAGCGCCGCGCGCTGATGCGCGTGGGCGAGATGGAGAACGACTGGTTCAAGAACTTCGCCAGCGTCCTGATTGAAAAGCGCCGCCAGGTGGACGACGGCAAGCTCACCGTCGCCGAACTCCAGATCAACTATCTGCAATTGAATCCGGCGAGCTGGGTATCGCGCTCCACCGGACAGCTCGATGAAGTCGGGCACTCGATCACGCAGATGGCGGAGGAGTCGCGCAAGTCCGACGAAGCAGCGGCCTCCGTCGCCTCCATCGTTGCCTACATGGGCATGCTGTTCGCGTTGCTGCTGGGGGGCGTGATCGCCTATACCACGTCGCGCTCCATCACCGAGCCGCTCAGCCGTGTGATCACGGTCACGCGCGAGATCGGCTCCAGCGGCGACCTTGACCAGAAGGTGGAAGTGGAAGCGCAGGGCGAAATCGGCGAACTGGCGCGCAGCTTCAACAACATGGTGACGTACCTGAAGGAAATGGCCGCCGTTTCGGAAGCCATCGCCGGCGGCGACCTGACCGTTCAGGTCGAACCGCGCTCTCGCCGCGACACGCTCGCTCTCGCCTTCATGAAGATGACCGAGGGTCTGCGCTCGCTCGTGCGCAGCGTGCGCGACAGCGCCGCGCAGGTGGCCGGCGGCTCCAACCAGGTGGCCGAGGCGTCGGAAGAATCGGCCAAGATCAGCAACCAGGCATCATCGGCGATCGATGAGGTCACCAGCACCATGCACGAGATGAGCGTGAACGTGCAGAACATGGTGCGCACCACGCAGGCGCAGGCCTCCAACGTCAGCGAGACCTCCGCCTCCATCGACCAGATGGTCACTTCGATTCAGCGCGTGGCGGAGACCGCCAGAGTGCTGCTGGAAATCTCCAACCGTTCGCGCACCGAGGTCAAGGAAGGCATGGGCACAATGGCGAAGGCCACCGACGGCCTGAACCGCATTCACGGCGCCATCCAGTCCTCGGCGGCGATCATCAGCGCGCTCGATCAGCGCGCCGACGACATCGGCAAGATCGTGGAAGTCATCGACGACCTGGCCGAGCAGACCAACCTGCTGGCGCTCAACGCCGCCATCGAAGCGGCGCGGGCCGGCGAACACGGCCTCGGCTTCGCCGTCGTGGCCGACGAAGTCCGCAAGCTGGCGGAAAAATCGGCGCACTCAACCAAGGAAATTTCCGAGCTGGTGCAGAGCATTCAGCGCGAAGCGCGCCAGGCGGTGAGCAACATGGAACAGAGCACAGCCATGGTGCAGGAAGGCCTTTCGCGCGGCGGCGAACTCAGCACCGCGCTCACCAAGATCTCCCACGTCGTGAGCGAGGTGAACAAGTTCGCCCAGGAAATCGGCGCGGCCACCACCGAGCAGTCGCACGGCTCGGCGCAGATCGCCAAGACGACCACTCGCCTGAACGAAATTACGCACGAGATCAACTCCGCGGTGGAAGAGCAGGCAGCGGGCGCGCAGGCCGTGGTCCGCGCCATGGAAAAGATGCGCGAGTTGATGCAGCAATCCACCTCCGGCTCCGCCGAACTGGCGGCGTCGGCCGAGCAGATGTCGAAGATGGCGCGCGCTCTGCTCGACGCCATGGACCGCTTCGCGCTCGAGGCATCGCCGCTGGTGGGCCGCAGCGCGCGCACTGCGGCGGCGGCATCGAGCGGGCCCGCGCGCCTCGCCGCCGTTCCCCGGCAGGGTTTCTGA
- a CDS encoding chemotaxis protein CheX, whose translation MRMELIQPFINAADAVLAQTMQAPPQVGDVSMDEETYRRKGLAAIVEITGEIEGRVIVDMEPPVASRVLQQLGSDAEPTDEMLPEAVCELANLVIGNAVTALNDQGFRFKVHPPARHAQEAGLAGSEDTEALVMCFTTDHGAVYVNVAMRYHRRRKSERSSE comes from the coding sequence ATGAGAATGGAACTCATTCAGCCCTTCATCAACGCAGCCGACGCCGTGCTCGCCCAGACCATGCAGGCGCCGCCGCAGGTCGGTGACGTCAGCATGGACGAAGAGACGTATCGCCGCAAAGGTCTCGCCGCCATCGTCGAGATCACCGGCGAGATCGAGGGCCGCGTGATCGTCGACATGGAACCGCCCGTCGCTTCGCGGGTACTGCAGCAGCTCGGCAGCGACGCCGAGCCCACCGACGAGATGCTGCCCGAGGCCGTCTGCGAACTGGCGAACCTGGTCATCGGCAACGCCGTCACCGCGCTCAACGATCAGGGTTTTCGCTTCAAGGTGCATCCACCCGCCCGGCACGCGCAGGAAGCCGGACTCGCCGGCTCGGAGGACACCGAGGCGCTGGTCATGTGTTTCACCACGGACCACGGCGCTGTGTACGTAAACGTGGCCATGCGCTACCACCGCCGGCGCAAGTCCGAGCGCTCGTCCGAATGA
- a CDS encoding chemotaxis protein CheW, translating into MSADMQMVGFQVGRETFAVPIAQVHEILRVPDIAPVPEAPAHVEGVMNLRGKIISVVDLRKRFGERNLERGRRSRVMVVEVDQRKVGLIVDSASEVFRLAPSQVEPPPHAVSEGEGGAGYVIGVGKLNGRIVLLVDLARVLRRAEAPPRASAAS; encoded by the coding sequence ATGAGCGCGGACATGCAGATGGTCGGCTTCCAGGTGGGCCGCGAAACGTTCGCCGTGCCCATCGCGCAGGTGCACGAAATCCTGCGTGTCCCCGACATCGCGCCCGTTCCCGAAGCTCCCGCGCACGTGGAAGGCGTGATGAACCTGCGCGGAAAAATCATTTCCGTTGTCGACCTGCGCAAGCGCTTCGGCGAACGCAACCTCGAGCGCGGCAGGCGCAGCCGCGTCATGGTGGTCGAGGTGGATCAGCGCAAGGTGGGCCTCATCGTCGACTCGGCATCGGAGGTCTTCAGGCTCGCGCCCTCGCAGGTGGAGCCGCCGCCGCATGCGGTGAGCGAAGGCGAAGGCGGCGCCGGCTACGTGATCGGCGTGGGCAAGCTCAACGGACGCATCGTTCTGCTGGTTGACCTGGCGCGCGTTCTGCGCCGCGCCGAAGCGCCGCCGCGCGCATCGGCTGCCTCCTGA
- a CDS encoding chemotaxis protein CheA, with translation MKRDEQRMAELRQVFFESAQEILHSLSEDALALEAKGAHPELIRSIRRAVHTLKGDSAVCGFREVTELAHELEDALDPEALPAKSEVIELVLASTDAFECMLAAYRSGAQPAPATALRGRVAQLRSSAAKPQRRTESEPAPAAAGAPQWTEYERLTFGNAQSAGKRVVALTLHLDPQCALPAAAFELGRRALQSLGLVLAVRPHEGDDIAGINALHAVVATDRDAHAIARQCRVPALISQVDVEPWQAADHAAAASVAAAKAEPEAAEPAPASLSPLLRVEAERIDSVMNLLGELIIARSVLQQAVHEAGEHIDRRHPLRGRLADAMAFHSRVLNQLQKSVMKIRMVELRQLFRRVPRIVRDTARFCGKDVALEMGGERTELDKTILDALPEPVMHVVRNAVDHGIETPQERAAAGKPPQGKVRMNAFHQAGFVVIEISDDGRGLDPARLRARAVEKKLLSAAAAGRLSDSEALDLIFQPGFSTASQISEVSGRGVGMDVVRSVVHSLKGTVSLESEPGRGTTVRVRVPLTLAIIKALLFRSGERLYAVPLSSVVEITRAGEADIHRVEQHEVLHLREQVITLIRMDRLAASANVARRRFFVVVVALGDRKIGLVVDGMHGEEELVVKSFDDKLVATDLVSGASVLGDGRVVLILNLAAVAQRLAHFSVAAEQGEARKSASSGDLGVRP, from the coding sequence ATGAAGCGCGACGAGCAGCGCATGGCCGAGCTTCGCCAGGTGTTCTTCGAGAGCGCCCAGGAAATCCTGCATTCGCTCAGCGAAGACGCGCTGGCGCTCGAGGCCAAAGGCGCGCATCCCGAACTCATTCGCAGCATCCGCCGCGCCGTGCACACGCTCAAGGGCGATTCGGCCGTGTGCGGCTTCCGTGAAGTCACCGAATTGGCGCACGAGCTGGAAGACGCGCTCGATCCCGAAGCGCTGCCCGCCAAGAGCGAAGTCATCGAGCTCGTCCTGGCCAGCACCGACGCGTTTGAGTGCATGCTCGCGGCCTACCGCAGCGGGGCGCAGCCGGCCCCCGCAACCGCCTTGCGCGGGCGTGTGGCGCAATTGCGCAGCTCCGCGGCGAAGCCGCAGCGTCGTACGGAGAGCGAGCCCGCTCCGGCCGCCGCCGGCGCGCCGCAATGGACCGAATACGAACGGCTCACCTTCGGCAACGCGCAGTCCGCGGGCAAACGCGTGGTTGCCCTTACCTTGCACCTCGATCCCCAATGCGCGCTGCCTGCCGCCGCGTTCGAGCTCGGCCGGCGCGCGCTGCAGTCGCTGGGGCTGGTGCTGGCGGTTCGTCCGCATGAGGGTGACGACATCGCCGGCATCAATGCTCTCCACGCGGTCGTCGCCACCGATCGCGACGCACACGCCATCGCGCGGCAGTGCCGCGTGCCCGCCTTGATTTCGCAAGTAGACGTCGAGCCCTGGCAGGCAGCCGATCACGCTGCCGCCGCTTCGGTTGCGGCGGCGAAGGCCGAACCCGAAGCCGCCGAGCCGGCGCCTGCATCGCTCTCGCCGCTGCTGAGGGTGGAGGCCGAACGCATCGACTCGGTCATGAACCTGCTCGGCGAGCTGATCATCGCCCGCTCGGTGCTGCAGCAGGCCGTGCACGAAGCCGGCGAACACATCGACCGCCGCCATCCCCTGCGCGGGCGGCTGGCCGACGCCATGGCCTTTCACAGCCGCGTGCTGAACCAGTTGCAGAAATCGGTCATGAAGATCCGCATGGTCGAGCTGCGCCAGCTCTTCCGCCGGGTGCCGCGCATCGTGCGCGACACCGCGCGGTTCTGCGGCAAAGACGTGGCTTTGGAGATGGGCGGCGAACGCACCGAGCTCGACAAAACCATTCTCGACGCGCTTCCCGAGCCGGTGATGCACGTGGTGCGCAACGCCGTGGACCACGGCATCGAGACCCCCCAGGAGCGCGCCGCTGCCGGCAAGCCGCCCCAGGGCAAAGTGCGCATGAACGCGTTTCATCAGGCCGGCTTTGTGGTTATCGAGATCAGCGACGACGGACGCGGCCTCGACCCTGCGCGCCTGCGCGCCCGCGCGGTCGAAAAGAAGCTGCTCTCCGCCGCTGCCGCCGGGCGCTTGAGTGACAGCGAGGCGCTCGATCTCATCTTCCAGCCCGGCTTCAGCACCGCTTCCCAGATCAGTGAAGTTTCCGGGCGCGGCGTCGGCATGGACGTGGTGCGCAGCGTAGTCCACTCGCTCAAAGGAACGGTCTCGCTGGAAAGCGAGCCCGGACGCGGCACCACGGTCCGCGTGCGGGTGCCGCTGACGCTGGCCATCATCAAGGCGCTGCTGTTTCGCTCAGGCGAGCGCCTCTATGCCGTGCCGCTGTCGTCGGTTGTCGAAATCACGCGCGCCGGCGAAGCCGACATTCATCGCGTGGAACAGCATGAAGTGCTCCACCTCCGCGAACAGGTGATCACCCTCATCCGGATGGACCGCCTGGCCGCGTCAGCCAATGTCGCGCGCCGCCGCTTCTTCGTGGTGGTGGTCGCTCTCGGCGACCGCAAGATCGGCCTCGTGGTAGACGGCATGCACGGCGAAGAAGAGCTGGTGGTGAAGAGTTTCGACGACAAGCTCGTGGCCACCGACCTGGTCAGCGGCGCATCTGTGCTCGGCGACGGCCGCGTGGTGCTCATCCTGAACCTCGCCGCGGTGGCGCAACGCCTGGCGCACTTCTCGGTCGCAGCGGAGCAAGGCGAGGCACGCAAATCCGCGTCGTCCGGCGACCTGGGGGTGCGCCCATGA
- a CDS encoding response regulator, producing the protein MEYAPLQSNDGHPVRCLVVDDSIFARKNLAKMLNSFGVEVVGEAGDGAAALAEYRRCTPDVVLMDITMPKVEGLEALQRIIDFDPRARVVMVSSVGYQENIVTALQKGARHFVQKPVNPSILYEVLKYVINDTAAQTAAVSVRS; encoded by the coding sequence ATGGAGTACGCGCCTCTGCAATCCAATGACGGACACCCGGTGCGCTGCCTGGTGGTGGATGACTCCATCTTCGCGCGCAAGAACCTGGCCAAGATGCTGAACTCGTTCGGCGTCGAAGTGGTGGGCGAAGCCGGCGACGGCGCCGCCGCCCTGGCCGAATATCGGCGCTGCACGCCCGACGTCGTGCTGATGGACATCACCATGCCCAAGGTCGAGGGACTGGAGGCGCTGCAGCGCATCATCGACTTCGATCCCAGGGCGCGCGTGGTCATGGTGTCATCGGTCGGCTACCAGGAAAACATCGTGACCGCGCTGCAGAAGGGCGCGCGCCACTTCGTGCAGAAGCCGGTCAACCCTTCCATCCTTTATGAAGTGCTGAAGTACGTGATCAACGATACGGCCGCCCAGACCGCCGCGGTGAGCGTGCGCTCATGA